A section of the Methanoregula formicica SMSP genome encodes:
- a CDS encoding methylated-DNA--[protein]-cysteine S-methyltransferase: METMSGSCRLGLWHVHVYWNGDIVSRIRFSRTGIEGSVPLLIRQYCAGKPIDLGGIFSVAMQGETPYSRIYRAVREIPYGKTATYGEIARHVGTSPRVVGQAMARNPTPLVIPCHRVVAATGIGGFSPDIGIKELLLEMEKKGRKVLLKPSP, from the coding sequence ATGGAAACCATGAGCGGCTCCTGCCGGCTCGGGCTCTGGCATGTCCATGTGTACTGGAACGGCGACATAGTCAGCCGCATCCGGTTCTCGCGGACGGGAATCGAAGGGAGCGTCCCGCTCCTGATCCGGCAGTACTGCGCCGGAAAGCCCATTGACTTGGGGGGGATTTTCTCTGTTGCGATGCAGGGCGAGACACCCTACAGCCGCATCTACCGCGCCGTGCGGGAGATCCCGTACGGGAAAACCGCGACCTATGGGGAGATCGCCCGCCATGTCGGTACATCCCCCCGTGTGGTCGGGCAGGCAATGGCCCGGAACCCCACACCGCTTGTCATCCCCTGCCACCGGGTTGTTGCGGCAACGGGGATCGGGGGGTTCTCTCCAGACATCGGGATCAAGGAACTGCTGCTGGAGATGGAGAAGAAGGGCAGAAAGGTCCTGCTGAAACCTAGTCCGTAA
- the mobA gene encoding molybdenum cofactor guanylyltransferase: protein MRSAVILVGGEARRANGQEKYFFRYQGRTFIERLVDTLRGLVDEIILVARDPEQCRRFDHLKGVRCITDIRQGIGPIGGLHAGTLAAQGDLLFVSACDMPCIDAGVVSYLFSAIGEHQAAIPSWNTDLLEPLMAVYRRETILEYLKTHESYSLRSMIRSIDTLYVPVDDLRQFDPELRSFTNINKLEDLEQINGDNAAL, encoded by the coding sequence ATGAGATCTGCAGTGATACTGGTCGGGGGCGAGGCGCGCCGTGCCAACGGGCAGGAGAAGTATTTCTTCCGGTACCAGGGCAGGACGTTCATCGAGCGGCTCGTTGATACGCTGCGGGGGCTCGTAGATGAGATTATCCTCGTTGCACGTGACCCGGAACAGTGCCGCCGTTTTGACCACCTGAAGGGCGTCCGGTGTATCACTGACATCCGCCAGGGGATCGGTCCCATTGGCGGGCTCCATGCCGGCACCCTTGCTGCACAGGGAGACCTGCTCTTCGTCTCTGCCTGCGACATGCCCTGCATTGATGCAGGGGTTGTCTCGTACCTCTTCTCCGCTATTGGTGAACACCAGGCAGCCATTCCCAGCTGGAATACAGACCTTCTCGAACCCCTCATGGCCGTATACCGCCGCGAGACTATCCTGGAGTACCTCAAGACCCATGAATCCTACTCACTGCGCTCGATGATACGGTCCATCGATACGCTGTATGTGCCCGTGGACGACCTCAGGCAGTTCGACCCGGAACTCCGGTCTTTCACGAATATCAACAAGCTCGAGGACCTCGAACAGATCAACGGGGACAATGCTGCATTGTAA
- a CDS encoding PAS domain-containing protein produces the protein MKQISPENEEVLHLFIITAATIGAVITTVFSLTHGIFEIFPFLYILPIILSVYFFPKRAVLFSLGVSLTYIGMIYLYDFTNPEHIAIATAWFAIFITIGVVSSSYATRLIDEQMRIRSILVNSQDGIFCFDLTTLQVLGANAKFAQWLRYDRSELVGKDLSKTWTGSSERDQFIADIRNGPQNLETEGVFQSRDGAQHRFIVSAVLVSRNRVLCSAIDMTGSKVADEEIKKTLEELDVQVRARTEHLEKINAQLQAEILERRRVTKTILTPEPGSKKDLEDEE, from the coding sequence ATGAAACAGATCTCCCCTGAGAACGAGGAAGTCCTTCACCTGTTCATCATCACCGCAGCGACCATTGGCGCTGTTATCACCACGGTATTCTCCTTAACTCACGGGATCTTCGAGATATTCCCGTTCCTCTACATCCTTCCCATCATCCTTTCCGTGTACTTCTTCCCGAAGCGCGCAGTTCTCTTCTCCCTTGGCGTCAGTCTCACCTATATCGGGATGATCTACCTGTACGACTTCACCAACCCCGAACACATTGCGATTGCAACAGCATGGTTTGCCATCTTCATCACCATCGGGGTTGTCTCCTCGTCCTACGCAACGCGACTCATCGACGAGCAAATGCGGATCCGGAGCATCCTTGTGAATTCCCAGGACGGAATCTTCTGTTTCGATCTCACGACCCTCCAGGTCCTCGGGGCAAACGCCAAGTTCGCGCAATGGCTCCGCTATGACCGGAGCGAGCTGGTGGGAAAGGACCTCTCAAAGACCTGGACCGGGTCGTCCGAGCGCGACCAGTTCATCGCAGATATCCGGAACGGTCCGCAGAACCTGGAGACTGAAGGGGTCTTCCAGTCACGGGACGGGGCCCAGCACCGGTTCATCGTCTCGGCTGTACTTGTGTCACGGAACCGCGTGCTCTGTTCTGCGATCGATATGACCGGCAGCAAGGTCGCTGACGAGGAGATCAAGAAGACCCTGGAAGAACTCGATGTGCAGGTCCGTGCCCGGACGGAACACCTGGAAAAGATAAACGCGCAGCTTCAGGCCGAGATCCTCGAACGGCGCAGGGTGACAAAGACCATCCTCACACCGGAACCCGGGTCCAAGAAGGACCTGGAGGACGAGGAATGA
- a CDS encoding ATP-binding protein encodes MIAIPSGGAPRILPGTARGLWSTAIVASVAVAIASTIFSLTHGINEVFPFLYFLPIILFVYVYPDHGVIFTLLVSTIYLVLVYSLTSFNPAIVAVSTAWFVIFVTIGVVTSSFAKGLVLEERKYRDIFENSQAGIFTFGLDTMKIGELNAKCARMLRYDRNELVGKDLREIFTDSAQYQSFTREIQARPQTGDIELHFSTRDGDIRQFILSASTSPNDIIICSVMDITERKLAERVIHKARVELEERIIDRTRELTRANESLLAEIEERKQFEEAIQLANKKLNTLSSITRHDILNQITAIVMYLSLAEEQISDPEAIGHLKKIGQITQLIQKQIRFTRNYQFIGSRSPHWQVLSVTIDDAVKDLDMGDIHVEKEVGDLAIYADLLLEKVFYNLFENSLRHGMKVTTCRVTHRRDGDDLVLLYEDNGIGIPAGAKEKIFRREYYRNTGYGMFLAKEILDTTGITIVETGEPGCGARFEIRVPAGAFRFGLLEQGAPQEAG; translated from the coding sequence ATGATCGCCATCCCGTCCGGTGGTGCCCCCCGCATCCTGCCCGGCACGGCACGGGGCCTCTGGTCCACCGCCATCGTGGCAAGCGTCGCAGTTGCCATCGCCTCGACGATCTTCTCCCTCACGCATGGGATCAACGAAGTCTTCCCGTTCCTCTACTTCCTCCCGATCATCCTCTTTGTCTACGTCTATCCCGACCACGGTGTCATCTTCACGCTCCTTGTCAGCACCATCTACCTGGTGCTGGTCTATTCCCTCACCAGTTTCAACCCGGCAATCGTCGCGGTGTCTACGGCATGGTTCGTCATCTTCGTGACAATTGGCGTAGTCACATCATCCTTTGCCAAGGGACTTGTTTTAGAGGAGCGGAAGTACCGCGACATCTTCGAGAACTCCCAGGCAGGGATCTTCACATTCGGTCTTGACACCATGAAGATTGGGGAGCTGAATGCGAAATGTGCCCGCATGCTCCGGTATGACAGAAACGAGCTTGTGGGAAAAGACCTCAGGGAGATCTTCACGGACAGCGCACAATACCAGTCCTTCACCCGCGAGATCCAGGCCCGCCCACAGACCGGCGATATCGAGCTGCACTTTTCCACCCGTGACGGGGATATCCGTCAGTTCATCCTCTCGGCATCAACCTCCCCGAACGATATCATCATCTGTTCTGTCATGGATATCACCGAACGGAAACTTGCCGAGCGGGTGATCCACAAGGCCCGGGTCGAACTCGAGGAACGGATCATCGATCGCACGCGGGAACTGACGCGGGCAAACGAGAGCCTCCTTGCCGAGATCGAGGAACGCAAACAGTTCGAGGAGGCAATCCAGCTGGCAAACAAGAAACTCAACACGCTCTCCTCCATCACCCGTCACGACATCCTCAACCAGATAACCGCGATTGTCATGTACCTCTCGCTTGCGGAGGAGCAGATCTCCGACCCCGAGGCCATCGGGCACTTAAAAAAGATCGGACAGATCACCCAGCTGATCCAGAAACAGATCCGGTTCACCCGCAACTACCAGTTTATCGGCTCACGGTCGCCCCACTGGCAGGTCCTCTCGGTTACTATCGACGATGCGGTAAAAGACCTGGACATGGGGGACATCCACGTGGAGAAGGAGGTGGGCGACCTTGCGATCTACGCCGACCTTCTTTTAGAAAAAGTCTTCTACAATCTTTTCGAGAATTCTCTCCGCCATGGTATGAAGGTCACGACCTGCCGGGTGACACACCGCAGGGACGGTGATGATCTCGTCCTCCTGTACGAGGACAATGGGATCGGCATACCAGCCGGCGCAAAAGAGAAAATCTTCCGCCGGGAATATTACCGGAACACGGGATACGGGATGTTCCTTGCAAAGGAGATTTTGGATACCACGGGGATTACCATCGTGGAGACGGGTGAACCGGGCTGCGGCGCACGATTCGAGATACGGGTGCCGGCGGGGGCCTTCCGCTTCGGATTATTGGAGCAGGGCGCACCGCAAGAGGCCGGGTAA
- a CDS encoding dihydroorotate dehydrogenase electron transfer subunit, giving the protein MADGTPVTVTITRILNETPNIRSFFFDQPFVFNPGQFVMVWVPGVDEIPMALSSLNSITVQKVGDATSALFSMKRGDKLGIRGPFGNGFTHGEKVLAIAGGVGAAPLLPLVKADCVMTMLLGAKTESELLFLDQLDECTDVVIATDDGSQGNKGFVTTLLDDLNLALYDRIAVCGPEVMMRSVLAKVTEKGVLHKTEFSLHRYMKCGMGVCGSCCIDPSGLRVCRDGPVFSGTILQKSEFGHYMRDASGRKKSI; this is encoded by the coding sequence ATGGCTGACGGGACACCGGTAACCGTAACGATCACGCGGATCCTGAACGAGACGCCGAATATCCGCTCGTTCTTCTTTGACCAGCCGTTCGTCTTCAATCCGGGGCAGTTTGTCATGGTCTGGGTCCCGGGTGTGGACGAGATCCCGATGGCCCTCTCCTCCCTGAACAGCATCACCGTGCAGAAAGTGGGTGATGCAACATCTGCCCTCTTTTCCATGAAGCGCGGTGACAAACTCGGGATCCGGGGGCCGTTTGGCAACGGATTCACGCACGGGGAAAAAGTGCTCGCGATAGCAGGCGGGGTCGGTGCGGCACCGCTCCTCCCGCTTGTCAAGGCTGACTGTGTCATGACCATGCTCCTTGGGGCAAAGACGGAGTCCGAGCTGCTCTTTTTGGACCAGCTCGACGAATGCACCGATGTCGTCATTGCAACGGACGACGGTTCGCAGGGCAACAAGGGTTTTGTCACGACCTTGCTGGATGACCTGAACCTTGCCTTGTATGACAGGATTGCTGTCTGCGGCCCGGAAGTGATGATGCGTTCCGTGCTCGCCAAAGTGACAGAAAAGGGCGTCCTTCACAAGACCGAGTTCTCGCTCCACCGGTATATGAAATGCGGCATGGGCGTCTGCGGGTCATGCTGTATCGACCCCTCCGGCCTCCGGGTCTGCCGCGACGGCCCGGTCTTTTCAGGAACGATCCTGCAGAAAAGCGAGTTCGGCCACTATATGCGGGACGCAAGCGGCCGGAAGAAAAGCATCTGA
- a CDS encoding dihydroorotate dehydrogenase has protein sequence MVTIRPGPVNVGGVELQNHLLLAAGVLGTTGASLSRMLLLGAGGVVTKSIGPLPKEGHSGPCLVALEDGLLNAMGLPNPSKEFVDELAPLAKKPVVASIFGGNPEEFAEVAGWFSGKVAAAELNLSCPHAEGYGAAIGSDPALVEACTRAVVRTGLPAWVKLTPNVTDITAIGKAAEKGGASAIVAVNTVKAMRISTGLRRPVLGNRYGGLSGTAIFPIAVRCVYELYEAVKVPIIGCGGVSTADNVVELMMAGASAVEIGSAVHGDIQVFEKIRAALYAKDGVMASEIVGCAHG, from the coding sequence ATGGTTACCATCAGGCCGGGCCCGGTGAATGTTGGCGGTGTTGAGTTGCAGAATCATCTTCTCCTCGCGGCCGGCGTCCTCGGGACAACCGGCGCATCGTTATCCCGGATGCTCCTGCTCGGTGCGGGGGGCGTTGTGACCAAGTCCATCGGGCCTCTCCCGAAGGAGGGCCATAGCGGCCCGTGCCTTGTGGCACTCGAAGACGGCCTCCTGAACGCGATGGGGCTCCCCAATCCTTCAAAGGAGTTCGTGGACGAACTGGCACCCTTGGCAAAAAAGCCCGTGGTCGCGAGCATCTTTGGCGGCAACCCGGAGGAGTTTGCCGAGGTTGCCGGGTGGTTCTCCGGCAAGGTCGCGGCAGCCGAGCTCAACCTCTCCTGCCCCCACGCGGAAGGGTACGGGGCGGCCATCGGGAGCGACCCTGCGCTTGTTGAGGCCTGTACCCGCGCCGTTGTCAGGACCGGCCTGCCGGCATGGGTGAAACTGACGCCGAATGTCACGGATATCACCGCGATCGGAAAAGCCGCGGAGAAAGGCGGGGCGAGCGCGATTGTTGCGGTCAATACCGTGAAGGCGATGCGTATCTCTACCGGTCTCCGGCGCCCGGTGCTCGGCAACCGCTACGGGGGCCTCTCGGGCACTGCAATCTTTCCCATCGCTGTCCGGTGCGTGTACGAACTGTACGAGGCCGTGAAGGTCCCCATCATCGGGTGCGGGGGTGTCTCGACTGCCGATAATGTGGTGGAACTGATGATGGCCGGTGCATCTGCCGTTGAGATCGGCAGCGCAGTGCACGGGGATATCCAGGTCTTTGAGAAGATCCGGGCCGCCCTGTATGCAAAGGATGGTGTCATGGCGAGTGAGATCGTGGGGTGCGCCCATGGCTGA